TGCGTCCATCACACGCGGATAGCCCGAGCTATCTGTTAGCACCATTACAACATCGATGCCATCGGCTGATCGGTGAATGTCAATACGGTTAGCGAGCGTTTGAGTGAGCTGAAATAGTGGAGAAAGTCTCACTCGCGGTCCTCGCGGTTGGCGAGAGCAGATGAATATGCCCTCACGAGCCTGTTGCGAATTGCCGCGGTTGTTGAAGGATTCTCGTGTAAAAGACCGTAACGCGCCATGTCGCCCTCTTGCCTTCGGAACTGTTCGACCAGTCCGTCGAATGCAACAGCGAGTTCTTCCACGGTCGGTCGTTTGCGGTGTCCCCGTGCGAGATCGCGGGCAATCAGTTCGATCGCCGCAGTCGTACCTTCGGGATGCACGTAAATTGAAGAAGGCGAGTCTCTACTTGCCTTCGTCGTCACGAACGAATCACCGAGTCGACGTGACACCTCGCCGATAGACCAGCCACTAATCAGGCGCGCGCCACCGGTTTTTGGCGAGCTAGTCGGGACGAGAGCGGCTGCGAACCTCTCTACTGGTGCGAAGAAGGTGAGGTCTATGAGATTGCGCAATTTCTGATGCGAAGCGCCGTAGCGCTGCACCGCGTTCTCTGGCGACGTGTTGTTGTTTACCAGCATCGCCAGGAGGACGCCTGCTGCACGCACTTGCAACGGCTTGTCTTCTCCGTTCAGCAGTGACACAACGCCAACAATTCGGTGCCGTGACCACTCACGGTAGAGATCGTAAAGGCAGGAAGCAGCATTCAAGGCATGCGCGGTTGTCAGAACATCGAAGTCGTTCCGTGGGTCGTCGAGTGCGGCGCCAAGCGCATGCATTGCGGCAACACCTTCAGGAGTGAGCAGGCTGGTCTCGCTGTCGACTGCAAGGAACCAGTCGTCGGCAATGCTGGCGGGGACGGTCACAGGAGACAGTAGAGCCAGCGCGCTACGGAGGCGATGGCCCTGCGAGATCGGATTGAAGAAAGCGCCGGTCGACTTTAGATCGGCGCGAAGGCCCTCAGAAGTGCCGTACTGCTGGTGAAAAGCTGACAGGAGAAGCAAATGGAGCTGTTCAGCCTCCCCCCGGCGTATGACACTGTGCAACCCAAGACTGAGCCCTGCCGCCGCTCCATCAGTAGATTTGTTTGACATGGTAGCCAGCCGTTTCTATCTGGTCTGCGATCGCCGAGAGGGCTTTCCGTTCGGATGGCAACGCGGACAGGGCACTGGCCTCATAATCCTGTGCCACGGGCAGTATGAGCAGATAATGGTCAAGCGGATTACTGGCTGAGCGGACCTGCAAGTCGGTGTAGAGACTGTCTCGGATGTCTTCAGCCATGAACGCCCCGAACTCGTCGAGACATACGAGGCGATTCAGGGGTTTAGCTGGTCGAGAGTCAATGAGCCCAAGCCGCGCCCTCGTATAGGCGAACGCCTGCTGGCCGCTGCTAAACGCCTCCAGGGGGCGCGAGTCGCTTTCACCCGACTGTCTAGTCCAATTGAGCGACGCCGCGATGAGATCAACATGAACATCGGTAGCCCCCGTGCCCATCAGTAGCTCGCTAACTTCCGCTTGGGAAAAGTAGATCGAAAACTGCTGTTCGAGCCAAACAACAACCTCTTTGTGGTAACGAGGTGTTGATTCATCGGCGGTGCCTCGAATCACGCGTGCGACGTATCTCAACGCTTCCTCGAGAGTGATTGCTGTGATGCGCGCTGTGTTGAGAAGGTCTAGGGCTTTTGTGACCCGATGATCCAGATCAGTTTGCCGAGCGAGTATCGTCTCTCTGTCGTCGTTCTGCCTGGCCAGAAGGGCGCTCAATCCATCGCGGAGCCACGCATATTCGGGAGAGTTCAAGAGGCTGTCGCGCGAAGCGAGGAGATCCTCCTGATGCTGATTGAAGAGCGCCCGCGCGTCTTCCAAGTCGCGGATGATGTGAGTCTGGCGGCGCTCGCGGTCCGCAAGTTCTTGCTGCAGGCGTTTGGCCTCCGCGACAAGGTCGTCTTCCGCCGACAGCCCGAGTTCCTTACGCCGCGTTTGGAGCTCCGTGTTTAGCCATTCTGCATTTCGGCCGCCGCCCAGAAGGCCGTGCTGGCGGAGAAGTTTTGCGTGTTCGCCCGCTAAGCGGATGATCTCCGAATCTGCGAAATCCCTCTCCCCACGCAGTTCCTCGAGCTTTTGCGAGGCTTCGAGATTGGGCGACTTTGCCAACTCTGCCAGCCGGGTCTTCGCCGATTCAGTTAGCCTGTTGAGCCGTTCTACCTCGTCAATCAGCTCCGGAAGACCTTCAAGACTGGCTAGGCGGCGTGCCTCATGCTGACGCTGTTGGGCTAGATCGCGAGCATCCTTAGATTCGAGCTCAGATCGCATCTCTGATCTTCGACGATCTATGTCGTCCCGCAACTGCGCGACTTCGGGGCGAAGCGAGTCGGCACGGCGCAGAATGCTTTCATGTCCCATGCCAGCGTTGATGGCATTGTCAAGTTCCGTAGTAACGCGCTCCGACAAAGCGAGCAGGTTCGGTGAAGCGCTGAGCTCATCGATGCGCACGCCGAGCACACGAATCGTTTCGCGAGACTTCTCCGCCGCGGATAAGACGTTCTGAGCGTTCGGGTCAACATTTAGCTCTGTGACCGCCTCAGTGAGCCTCACGGTCGCGGACTTTAGGTTCCCGTGATTTCGTTTATAGGTTTTTTCCGCGTTCAGGAGCTGGGTACTGATGTCCGCTCCGAGCGATGCCGCAACGGCCATTTTCTCGAGTGCATCGTCGAGTCTTTCTCGCTGTGCTTGTGCCCGCTGAAGCGCCTCGGAGGCTTCGTGCGTTCTGCGGGCGAGATTCGGACCTTCGCTCTCAACCTCGCGAACCTGGTCGAAGATCTCGATGGTTTCATCAATCTTGTCGATATGAGTTCTGGCGGACTCGATCTGCTCGGAGGCGCGTTTGGCCGCTCCTTCGGCGAGATCGAGTCGTCTTTGATCCTCACTAACAACCCCCGCATTCACGACGGAAAGTTCGTCCTTCACCGTTTGAAGAAGAGTTGACGCGTGGATCCCAGGAGAGGTGTCGCTTGGGCCGAAGGCGCTTCTGGACATCGCGACGCCGTCTGCATACTGATCGATTTGCGACGCGAGTGTCTCGAGTACGCCCACATCTCCCGCTAGACGGTAAACCGTAAACAACTCCGTCACCTCCTGCAGAGTGACCTTGTGCCCGTCGATCTCGATCGACTCGAACCAGTGGTCTGCCACAGGAGGCAGCAAGTCCTGCCATTTGTGAGTATCGAATCTCCACGCGATGCTCTTGTCGTCGCTCAGCCCGTCTACTCGAACCGTCACTGGGCCCAAACTGTCTTTGAGGCTCTGCCAGGCCCGCTCGGAATCGCGATACGGCATGGTTCCGGTGCAGAGCATAAGAATGCGAACCGCGGTGCTCTTGCCGACGCCGTTATAGCCCTCCAGCCGGCTGACACTGTTCACCTCGATCAGAGGCAATGCCGCCAACGTGGCCTTGTCGGAAAGCGAAATACTAATCTTCATCGGTTTCCCCTGTTTCGGAGTCGGGAACGACCGGGAATCGCCCTGACGAGTCGGCCAGGAGTCGCCGGGCCAGCTCCTCACCGGTCAGACGCTCCGACATTACAAGGTCCATGGTTGTGCGGACGGCAGGATCAAGAGATGGGCGAATCGCGGCGATTGCCTCGGGGGCGTCGGTCGCGCCATGTGAACTGCTCATAGGTCTGTTACCGTATCTTTCTTAAGATGTTCCGAGACGAACTTAGCCATCCGACTGGCGGCGTCGGTGGCGAACTGTTGCGAGAGTTCGAATCCAATCGCGTCTCGTCCCGATGACACTGCTGCGACCAGCGTCGATCCTGATCCAGAGAAAGGGTCCAAGACAACGCCGCCAGGGGGCGAACTGCTCCGTATTCTCGGTGCCACGAGCTTGACAGGGAAAGTGGCTGAATGTCCTGTTTCTGACCTATCCGGACGGACTGAAATGACATCCAGGCCCCCCTGTTCGGCACCGTCCAGATCATAGAAGTAAGTGGGCCGCCCCTTCGGATTCCTCTTGACGAAGTGGAAGAGGTGCTCGTGACTGAGCTTCAATCGATCCTTTTCCGGCCGAGGAGCCATGTGTGGTTTGCTCCAGACGAGGTCGTTCCGCAAGATCCATCCGGCGTCTTGCATTGCAATCGCGAATCTGGCTGGAATCATCAGGAGTTGCTTGTCGTGGAGCGCTCCACCCGTCGGAGTCCTTCTTCTGCGTCGTTCACCTTCGTGAAGACCTTGTCGACCCTCGTCGCGGATGGATGACCAGCGTCCGAAGTATGTGTCTCCAAGGTTGACCCAAATGCTTCCCGATGCCCTCAGCGCCGGCTCGAGGCGATCGAAGAGCGACACGAGATGGTCGATGAACCACGACGGATAGGGTTCCAGCCCCAGCACGCCCCCATGAGCGCGATACCACTCGTAACCGGGCGGAGTGACGCCATCGGCCCCGGTGGACACCCACTCCTTCAGCACCTCGTCATTGTGTTCATGCCCATAGGAGCGCAAGCCCCAGTACGGCGGGGAGGTAAGTACGAGATCCACTGAGTCTTCCTGGACCTCTTGAGAAAGATCCCACGCGTCGCCCTGGCGAATCTCCCAGTTACGGTTCAAGGGTGCGTTCGACTTGCGTTCCTCGGGCGGGTGGTCGACAGCGATGCTCATGACTTGATAGTAACCAAGTGCGGCCGCACTTGCGGGCCTGTGAATTTCGTGCACTCATTCAGCGGCAAGCCGCGCCCGGCTTGGAGCCGATTGCGCCGCCTCTCGAGCCGACATTGTGTTCGTTCCAAATCGCGCCGAAACTCTCTCCGAAAATACTTCAACTTTATTCTGCGCGAATCTGCTGCTTTGTCCAACCTGCCAACGCACGCTTCGGGATTGAAGCCGGCCCACCTCGGTCCGGGGAGCGATCCTACCCAGACAGCTCTCGAACGCGCGGTGCCGTCATCACTATCGGCTGGCTTCCGTGAACCGTAAGGGACGGAGCGAACTGCTCAGCCAGCTGCCCCGCTACAGTGGACAAGATTCTGAACGAAGGATGCCTCCATGCCGCTGTCCGGCGAATACGCCCCCAGTACCTTTCAATGGGCCCGCGACCAGGCCGAGCTTTACGAAGCGTCCGGCGGCGCCGAAGGCACCACGCTTCGGGGGCTGCCGGTGATCATCCTCACCACAATGGGCGCCGCCAGCGGGAAGCTGCGCAAGACCGCGCTGATGCGGGTGGAGCACGAGGGCCAGTACGCAGTCATCGGGTCGCAGGGTGGGGCCGCGAAACACCCGGCCTGGGTGTTCAACGTGCGCGCGCACCCGCATGTGGAGCTGCAGGACGGCCCGCACCGCCGCGACTACCTCGCCCACGAGGCCGATGGTGAGGAGCGCGAGGCCTGGTGGCAGCGCGCGGTTGAGGCGTTCCCGCCGTACGCGGACTATCAGCTCAAGACGTCGCGGCAGATCCCGGTGTTCGTGCTGGTGCCGACCGACTAACCAGTGGACGCCGGCCAGCCGCAGGCCGCGCCGATGTAGTCGTAGATCTGCAGTCTGACCGCATCGGATGTCGGTACCCACACGGTGCCGCTCTCACCGGTCTCCAGCTCGACGCCAATCGGAAGCAGGCTGCCCCGCTTATCTTCGGCTACCGCGTGCGGGTCGCAGCGGGCGGGCAGGAACTGCAGCTGAATCGTGCGCGGAGGCGACCCGGCCGCGACCAGCTCGTCCAGCGGCCACTGTTGCGGGTCGCCGAGCGGCTCGAGCAGCGTGGTGCCAAGCACATGGGTCACCCGCGCGCTCTGCCCGGCATCGCCGACCGCGGTCAGCGTCATGTCGAGCTGCCCGATGAGGGCGGCATCCTGTGTCTCGCTCCTGATCGCGTCGGCCAAGGTGATGTCAACGCGCTCCGCCACGGCCCGTTCGAAGCAGTCCCGCTCGGCGAACTGCGCGAACGAGTCGATCGGGTCAGTCGGTGTGATGAATCCGGATGTCGCGGTGCCCGACTCGCTCGTCACCGTGAGCCGCGCCACCTCCGCTGCGCCCTCGCGAGCTGTGCCGTCGCCCGTTGGCGCCTCGTTCGCTGTACCCTCGCCTGCCGCCGCGCAGTTCGCGGCGGGCAGCGTGAGCCGCAGGTCACGTGCGGATCCGGCGGGCACCGTGGTGTCGCCGGTCCACACGACATCCTCTGCCAGCCGCGGCGAGCTAAGCACAGCCCGACTGACCGTGATCGCCTGCTCGCCCTCGTTCACCACCCGCAGCTGCAACCGGCGCACGGCCTGGTCGGCGCGATTCTGCACCAGCTCGACGCGGATGCCGTCGGGCAACGCGTCCGCCGGAGTCGCGCAGCCGGTGACCAGCACAGTGCCGATGAGTGCGGTGGCGAGGGCGAGGGGCGCGGCCGTTCTCCAATTGAGGAGGCGGCGGGCGCGCATGGTCAGTCCTCGGACAGCCTGAGCTTGTTACAGAGGTCGGTGAGGGTGAGCAGTTCGTCGTTGCTGAGGGCGGAGCCCACCCGGTCGGTGATCGACCTGGTGTGGGTGGCGGCGACCGTGCGGAACAGGTCGAAGCCGGCATCCGTCAACGTCACGATCGTTCCGCGCCCGTCGCCCGGGTCGGGGGTCTTGGTCACCAGGTCGCGGCTGGCCAGCCGGTCGATCAGACGGCTGACGCTCGGCTGGGTGAGCAGGATGTGCTTGTTCAGATCGCGGATCCGCAGCCGCCAGCCGGGCTGCCGGGAGAGGTTGAACAGCACGTCGTACTCGTTCAGGGAGAGCTGGTCGTTCGGGAACACACTGTTCAGCTCGCGCAGCACGGTGACCTGCGCCCGAAACAGGGCTTCCCAGGCATCAACGGCGATTGAACGGTCACTCACGCCCATAACTCTATTCATATGCAACGAATCTGGCGAAATCCGTGACCGAAGATGACGCCCGACTACGACGCCGACCTCACCCCGGACGTGACTGAGGGCCGGTCGTTGAGGCTAACGACCGGCCCTCTTCCCTTGCACCAAGAGTGTCCTGCAATCACATTCCGCGGGAGCTGCCACAGCAAACAACTTCCGCTCCATGAATATATAACGGTGAGGTAACGGAAAGCTAGTTACCGAACCGTTATTTTTCTGAAAGTTTGCTCGGAGTGCCTCGGCGGGTGTGCGTTGCGGGATGTCGGGAGCCACGAGCGCCGCGAAAACGGGCGAGCGCGCCTGCCGCGGCGGCGGCGTTCGGCCGTTTTCGCGGCGCTCATTCGCGCGGGCAGGCGCTCACCGCAGCGAGGCCGCGCAGCCGGGCCGGCCTTAGAAGAAGTCGGGGGAGGGGGTGGTGGAGTGCCGGATGGACACGTCGGCGTGCCGGTCGAACCGGTAGCCGACGCCGCGCACGGTGCGCACGATGTCCTCGTAGGCGCCGAGCTTGGAGCGCAGACGGCGCACGTGCACATCGATGGTGCGCTCGTTCGGGGCATCGCCCTCGTCGCCGTCCGACCACAGCGCGTGGATCAGCTCGAGTCGTTCGATGGTGCGGCCTTCCCGCAGCACCAAGTACTGCAGCAGCTCGAACTCCTTGTAGGTGAGCGGGGCTGCATCGCCGTCGAGCACGACGCGCTTGCGCGACAGGTCAACGACCACACCGCCGCGGGTCTTCTCGATGACGGGCTCGGCGGCGGCCTGCCGGCGCTTGGCGACGGCGGCGGGGTCCTGCAGGGCGAGGCGCACGACGTCGACATCGCGGCCGCCGGAGCCCTGCGGGGCCAGGGCGATCGCCGCGTGGGTTTCGGCGTCGGGGGCGAGCGCCGCGGTGAGCTTCTTCAACGCGTCGACGATGGCGCCGAGGTCGGTTCCGGCGGCGGCAGCCTTTGCCTCGTCGAGACCGACGTAGAGCACGAATCCGCGCGCCTCGGTGCCCTCGGGCACGGCGCGGATGCGGGGAGCTGCGGCCCGCTCGGCGTCCGGGGTAGCGGTGGGCGCCGACGCGGCGGAAGTCGTGGGCGCCGGAGCGGCATCGACACGCGGGGCGTACGGCGCAACGGTGATGGGACGGGCGAGGTCAAGGGTGGCGAGAGACATTACAAGAATCCTTTGGAGACAGGGATTTGAAGGCCTCGTAATGATGAGGTTGTGATCCTTCGGTGTTTCGAGCGGTGCGGGGTGCATTCCGTTATGAAGGAGACGTACCCGGAGTTTCAGCCCCGTTGATGAACGGCGGGCGAACTCGGCGAGGTTTCAGCCGATTAGGCACACATTCGACAACACATGACAGCGCTCGCCGGCATGGTGCCAGAGAATCCTCGAGCCTCGCAAGAGGTCGGGGTGAACGCGTCGAGAGTCATGTCGGACAGTTTCCGACACTTTCCGCACTCTTGTCAAATCTGGGTGGCGCTACACCAGCCCGTACAGGCGGTCGCCGGCGTCGCCGAGTCCGGGAACGATGTAGCCGTGCTCGTTGAGGCGTTCGTCCAGCGCGCCGAGCACGATGGTGACCTCGCGGCCCTTTGTCGCGGCCTCAACGGCGGCGAGTCCCTCCGGGGTGCCGAGCAGGCAGACGGCGGTGACATCCACCGCGCCGCGAGCGAAGAGGTAGTCGATCGCGGCGATCAGCGAGCCGCCGGTGGCCAGCATCGGGTCGATCACGAAGCACTGCCGGTTCGACAGGTCGTCGGGCAGGCGTTCGGCGTAGGTGACCGGCTGCAGCGTCTCTTCGTCGCGCACCAGGCCGAGGAATCCGACCTCGGCGGTGGGGAGCAGACGGGTCATGCCCTCGAGCATGCCCAGCCCGGCGCGCAGGATCGGCACCACGAGCGGCCGCGGGTTGGCGATCGTCACGCCCGTCGTCGCGGCGACCGGGGTCTCGATGTCGACAGGGGTGACCCGCACATTGCGGGTGGCCTCGTAGGCCAGCAGGGTTACGAGCTCTTCGGTGAGCTGTCGGAACGTCGGTGAGGGCGTGCGCTTGTCGCGCAGCACCGTGAGTTTGTGGGTAACCAGAGGGTGGTCGGCAACATGCACTCGCATAGGCTCAACGTTACTGGAGGTGGCAGGTGGCCCGATACGACGACTGGATGCTGCAGGCTGTGGCCGAGGCGCGCCAGGCGCTGGATACCGGGGATGTGCCGGTCGCCGCCCTGGTTCTGGATGCGTCGGGAAATGTCATCGGGATCGGCCGCAACGAGCGTGAGTTGCTGCAAGACCCCACCGCGCATGCCGAGGTTGTGGCGATCAGGCAGGCCGCGGCATCCGTCGGCGACTGGCACCTGACCGACGTGACCCTGGTTGTCACGCTCGAGCCGTGCGTGATGTGCGCGGGTGCGATCCTGTCTGCCCGCATTCCGCGGGTGGTGTTCGGGGCGTGGGACGACAAGGCCGGCGCGGTCGGCAGCGTGCACGATCTGCTGCGCGATCGCCGCCTGCCGCACAGGGTCGAGGTGATCGCCGGGGTGCAGGCGGAGGCCTGCGCCGAACTGCTCACCGACTTCTTCGAACAGAAGCGGTGAGGCAGCCGGCGACGAACGGATGCCTCAGTCGAACAGGTCGCTGAGCCAGTTCTCCTTCTTGCGCTTGCCGTAGGGCTGCTGCTGGCCGTAGCCGCGGTTGTCGTACCCACGGTCGCGGTCGCCGTAACCCCGGTTGTCGTATCCGACGTTGCGCGGCGGCGCCGCCGCCGGCGGCACCTGCTGCACCGATGCGCGGTCGATGATCTTGTCGAGTTCGCCGCGGTCAAGCCACACGCCCCGACACTGCGGGCAGAAGTCGATCTCGACTCCGGAACGGTCTGACATGACAAGCACGGAGCCGTCTATTGGACACTGCACGATGGGTTTCCTTCCGTCGGCCTTCAAACCTAACGAGGGAAAGGTGGGAAAGCTCTGACGGATCGTCAGTCGACGGCGCGGATGACGATGGCATCCGTCGACGGATGCTCGTTGGGATTGCCGCGGTACACGTCGGGTTCGATGTAGATCACCCTGGCCACCGGCACCGCCTGACGGATGCTCTTCTCCACCTCGTCGATCGCCGCCGC
This Salinibacterium sp. ZJ450 DNA region includes the following protein-coding sequences:
- a CDS encoding site-specific DNA-methyltransferase codes for the protein MSIAVDHPPEERKSNAPLNRNWEIRQGDAWDLSQEVQEDSVDLVLTSPPYWGLRSYGHEHNDEVLKEWVSTGADGVTPPGYEWYRAHGGVLGLEPYPSWFIDHLVSLFDRLEPALRASGSIWVNLGDTYFGRWSSIRDEGRQGLHEGERRRRRTPTGGALHDKQLLMIPARFAIAMQDAGWILRNDLVWSKPHMAPRPEKDRLKLSHEHLFHFVKRNPKGRPTYFYDLDGAEQGGLDVISVRPDRSETGHSATFPVKLVAPRIRSSSPPGGVVLDPFSGSGSTLVAAVSSGRDAIGFELSQQFATDAASRMAKFVSEHLKKDTVTDL
- a CDS encoding nitroreductase family deazaflavin-dependent oxidoreductase; protein product: MPLSGEYAPSTFQWARDQAELYEASGGAEGTTLRGLPVIILTTMGAASGKLRKTALMRVEHEGQYAVIGSQGGAAKHPAWVFNVRAHPHVELQDGPHRRDYLAHEADGEEREAWWQRAVEAFPPYADYQLKTSRQIPVFVLVPTD
- a CDS encoding MarR family winged helix-turn-helix transcriptional regulator; protein product: MSDRSIAVDAWEALFRAQVTVLRELNSVFPNDQLSLNEYDVLFNLSRQPGWRLRIRDLNKHILLTQPSVSRLIDRLASRDLVTKTPDPGDGRGTIVTLTDAGFDLFRTVAATHTRSITDRVGSALSNDELLTLTDLCNKLRLSED
- a CDS encoding winged helix-turn-helix domain-containing protein, yielding MSLATLDLARPITVAPYAPRVDAAPAPTTSAASAPTATPDAERAAAPRIRAVPEGTEARGFVLYVGLDEAKAAAAGTDLGAIVDALKKLTAALAPDAETHAAIALAPQGSGGRDVDVVRLALQDPAAVAKRRQAAAEPVIEKTRGGVVVDLSRKRVVLDGDAAPLTYKEFELLQYLVLREGRTIERLELIHALWSDGDEGDAPNERTIDVHVRRLRSKLGAYEDIVRTVRGVGYRFDRHADVSIRHSTTPSPDFF
- the upp gene encoding uracil phosphoribosyltransferase, coding for MRVHVADHPLVTHKLTVLRDKRTPSPTFRQLTEELVTLLAYEATRNVRVTPVDIETPVAATTGVTIANPRPLVVPILRAGLGMLEGMTRLLPTAEVGFLGLVRDEETLQPVTYAERLPDDLSNRQCFVIDPMLATGGSLIAAIDYLFARGAVDVTAVCLLGTPEGLAAVEAATKGREVTIVLGALDERLNEHGYIVPGLGDAGDRLYGLV
- the tadA gene encoding tRNA adenosine(34) deaminase TadA produces the protein MLQAVAEARQALDTGDVPVAALVLDASGNVIGIGRNERELLQDPTAHAEVVAIRQAAASVGDWHLTDVTLVVTLEPCVMCAGAILSARIPRVVFGAWDDKAGAVGSVHDLLRDRRLPHRVEVIAGVQAEACAELLTDFFEQKR
- a CDS encoding zf-TFIIB domain-containing protein translates to MQCPIDGSVLVMSDRSGVEIDFCPQCRGVWLDRGELDKIIDRASVQQVPPAAAPPRNVGYDNRGYGDRDRGYDNRGYGQQQPYGKRKKENWLSDLFD